In Mycobacterium sp. Aquia_216, a genomic segment contains:
- a CDS encoding MBL fold metallo-hydrolase, translating to MAAIRHIVTHGTFELDGGSWEVDNNIWIVGDDSEVVVFDAAHTAEPILDAVGGRKVVAVICTHGHNDHVTVAPELGNTLEAPVLLHPGDEVLWRMTHPDKDFRAYSDGDTLTVAGTALQALHTPGHSPGSVCWYAPELGVVFSGDTLFSGGPGATGRSYSDFPTILKSISERLGALPGDTVVHTGHGDSTTIGDEIVHYEEWVARGH from the coding sequence ATGGCTGCGATCCGGCATATCGTCACCCACGGAACCTTCGAACTCGACGGTGGCAGTTGGGAAGTCGACAACAACATCTGGATCGTCGGCGACGACTCCGAAGTGGTCGTGTTCGACGCGGCCCATACCGCCGAGCCGATCCTCGACGCCGTCGGCGGCCGTAAGGTGGTCGCGGTGATCTGCACGCACGGCCACAACGATCATGTCACCGTCGCCCCCGAGCTCGGCAACACGTTGGAAGCGCCCGTGCTACTACACCCCGGCGACGAAGTGCTGTGGCGAATGACGCATCCCGACAAAGACTTTCGCGCGTATTCCGATGGCGACACCTTGACGGTCGCGGGCACGGCGTTGCAGGCACTGCACACCCCCGGCCACTCCCCCGGATCGGTGTGCTGGTACGCCCCCGAACTGGGCGTGGTGTTCAGCGGTGACACGCTGTTCTCCGGCGGGCCGGGTGCGACCGGCCGCTCGTACTCCGATTTCCCGACGATCCTGAAGTCGATCTCGGAACGTCTGGGCGCGTTGCCCGGCGACACCGTGGTGCACACCGGCCACGGGGACAGCACCACCATCGGCGACGAGATCGTCCACTACGAGGAATGGGTCGCCCGCGGCCACTAG
- a CDS encoding diacylglycerol kinase, translated as MTGLRRREINKVTALTNPLSGHGTAVHAAQVAIARLHARGKVVEIIGDDAEDARHLAAAAIERGTDALVATGGDGVISNALQVLAGTDIPLGIIPAGTGNDHARELGIPTKDPEAAADVVADGWTQTIDLGRIRDTEGVNKWFGTVAATGFDSLVTDRANRMSWPHGRLRYYVAMLAELSQLRQLPFRLVLDGSREIDADITLAAFGNTRSYGGGLLICPNADYTDGLLDITMAHTASRSKLVRLFPTVMKGTHVELDEVSTARAKTIHVECPGINVYADGDFACPLPAEISAVPGALQILRAGV; from the coding sequence GTGACAGGGCTGCGCCGGCGCGAGATCAACAAGGTGACCGCGCTGACCAATCCCCTGTCGGGACACGGCACCGCCGTGCACGCGGCGCAGGTCGCCATCGCCAGGCTGCACGCCCGCGGCAAGGTCGTCGAGATCATCGGCGACGACGCTGAAGACGCCCGGCATCTGGCCGCCGCGGCCATCGAACGCGGCACCGACGCGCTGGTGGCCACCGGCGGCGACGGCGTCATCTCCAACGCGCTACAAGTGTTGGCCGGCACCGACATTCCGCTAGGCATCATCCCGGCCGGCACCGGCAATGACCACGCGCGTGAATTAGGTATCCCGACAAAGGATCCCGAGGCCGCCGCGGACGTCGTCGCCGACGGCTGGACGCAAACGATCGACCTGGGCCGCATCCGCGACACCGAGGGCGTCAACAAATGGTTCGGCACCGTGGCGGCCACCGGATTCGACTCCCTGGTCACCGATCGCGCCAACCGGATGAGCTGGCCGCACGGGCGGCTGCGCTACTACGTCGCGATGCTCGCCGAGCTTTCCCAGTTGCGGCAGTTGCCGTTTCGCTTGGTGCTCGACGGCAGCAGGGAGATCGACGCCGATATCACGCTGGCGGCCTTCGGAAATACCCGAAGCTATGGCGGCGGCCTGCTGATCTGTCCCAACGCCGACTACACCGACGGGCTGCTCGACATCACGATGGCGCACACCGCATCCCGGTCGAAGCTGGTCCGCCTGTTTCCCACCGTGATGAAAGGCACGCACGTCGAACTCGACGAGGTCAGCACGGCGCGCGCCAAAACGATCCACGTCGAATGCCCCGGTATCAACGTCTACGCCGACGGCGACTTCGCCTGTCCGCTGCCTGCCGAGATATCCGCGGTGCCCGGCGCACTACAGATCCTGCGCGCGGGCGTGTAA
- a CDS encoding TetR/AcrR family transcriptional regulator — protein sequence MLSISNAGLDVGDRILAAAASCVVDFGVDRVTLAEIARRAGVSRPTVYRRWPDTPSIVAALLTQRITAVMQDAPLLGEDRESLVHQIVSVANLLRRDELIMSVMHSHLAAVYITERLGESQQMLINALADRLRAAQRHGSVRAGDPLQLATMVLLIAQSTIQSERIVRPILDADALATELAHSLNGYLS from the coding sequence ATGCTGTCAATCAGTAACGCGGGATTGGATGTCGGCGACCGGATCCTGGCGGCCGCCGCCAGCTGTGTCGTCGATTTCGGGGTTGACCGGGTGACACTCGCGGAGATAGCCCGGCGCGCGGGCGTGAGCCGCCCGACCGTGTACCGCCGCTGGCCGGACACACCCTCGATCGTGGCGGCGCTGTTGACCCAGCGCATCACCGCGGTGATGCAGGATGCGCCACTGCTGGGAGAAGACCGGGAATCCCTTGTACACCAAATTGTTTCGGTGGCCAATTTGCTGCGCCGCGATGAACTGATCATGTCGGTGATGCACTCACACCTGGCGGCGGTCTACATCACCGAACGCCTCGGGGAAAGCCAGCAGATGCTGATCAACGCGCTTGCTGACCGGTTGCGGGCGGCCCAGCGGCACGGCAGCGTGCGCGCGGGCGATCCGCTTCAGCTGGCCACGATGGTGTTGCTGATCGCCCAGTCGACCATTCAATCCGAGCGCATCGTGCGCCCGATCCTCGATGCCGATGCGCTGGCCACCGAACTCGCCCACTCGTTGAACGGATACCTGTCCTGA
- a CDS encoding DUF3145 domain-containing protein — MRASNQFADVTAGVVYVHASPAAVCPHVEWALSSTLQSKANLVWTPQPAMPGQLRAVTNWVGPVGTGARLANALRSWSVLRFEVTEDPSPGVDGHRFSHTPQLGLWTGAMSANGDIMVGEMRLRSMMAQGADTLAAELDSVLGTAWDEALEAYRDGGDAGEVTWLNRGVG, encoded by the coding sequence ATGCGTGCGTCGAATCAATTCGCCGACGTGACGGCTGGTGTGGTGTACGTGCACGCCTCGCCCGCGGCGGTGTGCCCGCATGTTGAGTGGGCGTTGTCGTCGACCCTGCAGTCGAAGGCCAATTTGGTCTGGACACCGCAGCCGGCGATGCCGGGACAGCTGCGTGCGGTCACCAACTGGGTCGGTCCGGTGGGTACCGGTGCCAGGTTGGCTAACGCGCTGCGGTCCTGGTCGGTGCTGCGGTTCGAGGTCACCGAGGACCCGAGCCCCGGAGTCGACGGCCACCGCTTCAGCCACACCCCGCAACTGGGCTTGTGGACCGGGGCGATGAGCGCGAACGGCGACATCATGGTCGGCGAGATGCGGCTGCGGTCGATGATGGCGCAGGGCGCCGACACGCTCGCCGCCGAACTCGACTCCGTGCTGGGAACCGCGTGGGACGAGGCGCTCGAGGCGTACCGCGACGGCGGCGACGCCGGCGAGGTGACCTGGCTCAACCGCGGCGTCGGCTAA
- a CDS encoding S-(hydroxymethyl)mycothiol dehydrogenase, translating to MSQTVRGVISRKKGQPVELVDIVVPDPGPGEALVDVIACGVCHTDLTYREGGINDEYPFLLGHEAAGTVEAVGPGVTAVAPGDFVILNWRAVCGQCRACKRGKPSYCFDTFNAEQKMTLTDGTELTPALGIGAFADKTLVAAGQCTKVNPEADPAVAGLLGCGVMAGIGAAINTGAVGRDDTVAVIGCGGVGDAAIAGAALVGAKRIIAVDTDNTKLEWARKFGATHTVNAREFDVVETIQDLTDGFGVDVIIDAVGRPETWKQAFYARDLAGTVVLVGVPTPDMRLDMPLVDFFSRGGSLKSSWYGDCLPERDFPTLIDLYMQGRLPLEKFVSERIGLTDIEDAFHKMHEGKVLRSVVLL from the coding sequence ATGAGTCAGACAGTGCGCGGAGTGATTTCACGCAAGAAGGGCCAACCCGTCGAATTGGTGGACATCGTCGTCCCGGACCCCGGCCCCGGAGAGGCCCTGGTCGATGTCATCGCCTGCGGGGTGTGCCACACCGACCTGACCTACCGCGAGGGCGGCATCAACGACGAGTACCCGTTCCTACTCGGCCACGAGGCCGCCGGCACGGTCGAAGCGGTCGGGCCGGGCGTGACGGCCGTGGCGCCGGGCGACTTCGTGATCCTCAACTGGCGCGCGGTCTGCGGCCAGTGCCGGGCGTGCAAGCGCGGCAAGCCGAGTTACTGCTTCGACACGTTCAACGCCGAACAGAAGATGACGCTGACCGACGGCACCGAGCTCACCCCGGCGCTGGGCATCGGCGCGTTCGCCGACAAGACGCTGGTGGCGGCCGGGCAATGCACCAAGGTCAATCCCGAGGCCGACCCGGCGGTGGCCGGGCTGCTGGGCTGCGGCGTAATGGCCGGCATCGGCGCCGCGATCAATACCGGCGCCGTCGGTCGTGACGACACCGTCGCGGTGATCGGCTGCGGCGGCGTCGGGGATGCCGCGATCGCGGGAGCCGCGCTGGTCGGCGCCAAGCGAATCATCGCCGTCGACACCGACAACACCAAGCTGGAATGGGCCCGCAAATTCGGTGCGACCCACACCGTCAACGCCCGCGAGTTCGACGTCGTCGAAACCATCCAAGACCTCACCGACGGCTTTGGCGTCGACGTCATCATCGACGCCGTCGGCCGGCCCGAGACGTGGAAGCAGGCGTTCTACGCCCGCGACCTAGCCGGAACCGTTGTGCTGGTGGGCGTCCCGACACCCGACATGCGCCTGGACATGCCACTGGTCGACTTCTTTTCCCGCGGCGGCTCGTTGAAGTCGTCGTGGTACGGCGACTGCCTGCCCGAACGCGACTTCCCCACTCTGATCGACCTTTACATGCAGGGCCGGCTGCCACTGGAGAAGTTCGTCTCGGAACGCATCGGGCTCACCGACATCGAGGACGCGTTCCACAAGATGCACGAGGGCAAGGTGTTGCGCTCGGTGGTGCTGCTCTGA
- a CDS encoding class I SAM-dependent methyltransferase — protein sequence MTALETTEEFTGRIVSAIDGASLALLLSIGHQTGLLDTMAGIGPASSAQIADAAGLNERYVREWLGGMTTGHVVDYDAATGTYSLPAQRAAVLTRAAGPHNLAVVALFLPQLAEVEQKIIGCFRAGGGLPYSEFPRFHALMAEQSAAVFDAALVDVVLPLVDGLPERLRSGADVADFGCGSGHAINVMAQAFPSSRFTGIDFSDEAIAAAVREAARLGLTNATFERHNLTELNKADAFDVITVFDAIHDQAQPARVLENIHRALRPGGVFLMADIKASSRLEENVDVPMSTYLYTTSLMHCMTVSLALDGAGLGTAWGTQLATSMLADAGFADVRVAEVESDPVNNYYLAFKGATR from the coding sequence GTGACGGCTTTGGAGACCACCGAAGAGTTCACCGGAAGAATCGTCTCGGCAATCGACGGCGCGAGCCTGGCCCTTCTGCTGAGCATTGGACACCAGACCGGACTGCTGGACACGATGGCCGGAATCGGGCCGGCCAGTAGCGCGCAGATCGCCGACGCCGCTGGTCTCAACGAGCGTTACGTCCGGGAGTGGCTGGGCGGCATGACAACCGGGCATGTCGTCGACTACGACGCGGCCACCGGAACCTACTCGCTGCCGGCGCAGCGCGCGGCGGTGTTGACCCGCGCGGCGGGGCCGCACAACCTGGCCGTGGTGGCCCTATTCCTGCCGCAGCTCGCCGAGGTCGAGCAGAAAATCATCGGCTGCTTCCGGGCGGGCGGCGGGCTGCCGTACAGCGAGTTCCCGCGCTTCCACGCGCTGATGGCCGAGCAGAGCGCAGCGGTGTTCGACGCGGCACTGGTCGACGTCGTGCTGCCGTTGGTCGACGGCCTGCCCGAACGCCTGCGGTCCGGGGCCGACGTGGCCGATTTCGGGTGCGGCAGTGGTCACGCGATCAACGTGATGGCGCAAGCGTTTCCGTCGAGCCGGTTCACCGGTATCGACTTCTCCGACGAGGCGATCGCGGCCGCCGTCCGGGAGGCGGCCCGTCTCGGTCTGACCAACGCGACCTTCGAGCGCCACAACCTGACTGAGCTGAACAAGGCCGACGCCTTCGACGTGATCACCGTGTTCGACGCCATCCACGATCAGGCCCAGCCCGCGCGCGTGCTGGAGAACATCCATCGGGCGTTGCGACCCGGTGGGGTCTTCTTGATGGCCGACATCAAGGCGTCCAGCCGGCTCGAGGAGAACGTCGACGTCCCGATGAGCACCTACCTCTACACCACCTCGCTGATGCACTGCATGACGGTGTCGCTGGCCCTGGACGGCGCCGGGCTGGGCACGGCCTGGGGGACTCAGCTGGCCACTTCGATGCTCGCCGATGCCGGGTTCGCCGACGTGCGGGTGGCCGAGGTCGAGTCCGACCCGGTCAACAACTACTACTTGGCCTTCAAGGGGGCCACTAGGTGA
- a CDS encoding serine hydrolase domain-containing protein codes for MAALDALDDWPVPAAAAAVISPAGVLAAHGDTERVFVLASVTKPLVARAAQVAIEEGVVDLDTPAGPPGATVRHLLAHASGLAMLNDRVLAKPGTRRIYSNYGFAVLAETIERESGIEFARYLAEAVCEPLNMHATRLAGGAAEAGYGATSTVADLAAFAGDLLRPAIVSPQLHAEATTVQFPGLDGVLPGYGAQRPNDWGLGFELRDSKSPHWTGARNSSRTYGHFGQAGGFIWADPDAELAFVVLTDRDFGDWALDLWPEISDRVLGESI; via the coding sequence ATGGCCGCTCTCGATGCTCTCGATGACTGGCCGGTCCCGGCCGCCGCCGCCGCGGTGATCTCGCCCGCCGGCGTGCTGGCCGCGCATGGCGACACCGAGCGGGTGTTCGTGCTGGCGTCGGTCACCAAGCCGCTGGTGGCCCGCGCCGCACAGGTCGCGATCGAAGAGGGGGTCGTCGACCTGGACACCCCGGCCGGCCCACCCGGCGCGACGGTCCGGCACCTGCTCGCGCATGCGTCGGGGCTGGCGATGCTCAACGACCGGGTGCTCGCCAAGCCCGGCACCCGGCGCATCTATTCCAACTACGGCTTTGCCGTGCTGGCCGAGACCATCGAACGCGAATCGGGTATCGAGTTCGCCCGCTACCTCGCCGAGGCGGTGTGTGAGCCGCTGAACATGCACGCCACCCGGCTGGCGGGCGGGGCGGCGGAGGCCGGGTACGGGGCGACCTCGACGGTGGCGGACCTGGCGGCATTCGCGGGCGATTTGCTGCGACCGGCGATCGTCTCGCCGCAACTGCATGCTGAGGCGACGACGGTGCAATTTCCCGGTCTGGATGGCGTGTTGCCCGGCTACGGCGCGCAGCGGCCCAACGACTGGGGGCTTGGTTTCGAGCTCCGGGACTCGAAATCGCCGCATTGGACCGGCGCGCGCAACTCGTCCCGGACCTACGGCCATTTCGGCCAAGCAGGCGGTTTCATCTGGGCAGATCCCGACGCTGAGCTGGCCTTTGTCGTGTTGACGGACCGCGATTTCGGCGACTGGGCGCTGGACTTATGGCCGGAAATCTCGGACCGGGTGCTCGGTGAGTCAATTTAA
- a CDS encoding FAD-binding oxidoreductase produces the protein MKWNAWGDPASAKPLSDGIRSLLKQAVGLEDSQGTELGLDQVQLRPSALSHTDRDALAAIVGAEYCRTDDRDRLLHAGGKSTLDLLRRKDTGVQDAPDAILLPGDEDAVAGILRYCSEHGIAVIPFGGGTNVVGGLDPTRGDFGAVVSVDLRRFDQLISLDEVSGQAVLGAGLTGPEAECLLGERGFSLGHFPQSFEYATIGGFAATRSSGQDSAGYGRFNDMVRGLRMITPAGTLDLGRGPESAAGPDLRQLVIGSEGTFGVITQVRLRVHRAPEAIRYEAWSFPDFATGAAALRAVTQNATGPTVIRLSDEAETGVNLATTEAIGENQITGGCLGITVFEGSKEHVESRHAETGALLAAQGGTSLGEGPAQAWERGRFGAPYLRDSLLAAGALCETLETATDWSNIPALKAAVTEALTTALAETGTPALVMCHISHVYPTGASLYFTVVAGQRGNPIEQWQTAKKAASDAIVATGGTITHHHAVGADHRPWMRNEVGDLGVQVLRAVKATLDPAGILNPGKLIP, from the coding sequence ATGAAATGGAACGCATGGGGAGATCCCGCTAGCGCCAAACCGCTCTCCGACGGCATCCGGTCGCTGTTGAAACAGGCCGTCGGCCTGGAAGATTCGCAGGGCACCGAGCTCGGCCTCGACCAGGTTCAGTTGCGTCCGTCGGCGCTGTCGCACACGGATCGCGACGCGCTCGCCGCGATCGTCGGCGCCGAGTATTGCCGCACCGACGATCGCGATCGGCTGCTGCACGCCGGCGGTAAGTCCACTCTCGACCTGCTGCGCCGCAAGGACACCGGCGTCCAGGACGCGCCCGACGCCATCCTGCTGCCCGGCGACGAGGATGCCGTCGCCGGGATCCTGCGCTATTGCTCCGAACACGGCATCGCCGTAATCCCGTTCGGCGGTGGCACCAATGTCGTCGGTGGTCTCGATCCCACCCGCGGCGACTTCGGCGCTGTCGTGTCCGTCGACCTGCGTCGCTTCGACCAACTCATCTCGCTCGACGAAGTCTCGGGGCAGGCCGTCCTAGGCGCTGGCCTCACCGGTCCGGAAGCGGAATGCCTGCTCGGCGAACGCGGCTTCTCGCTCGGCCACTTCCCGCAGAGCTTCGAATACGCCACCATCGGCGGCTTTGCCGCGACCCGTTCCTCCGGTCAGGATTCAGCCGGCTACGGCCGGTTCAACGACATGGTGCGCGGTCTGCGGATGATCACCCCGGCGGGAACGCTGGACCTGGGCCGCGGACCGGAATCGGCCGCGGGCCCCGATCTGCGTCAGCTGGTGATCGGGTCCGAGGGCACCTTCGGCGTGATCACACAGGTGCGGCTGCGGGTGCACCGGGCACCGGAAGCCATTCGCTACGAAGCCTGGTCGTTTCCCGATTTCGCGACCGGCGCCGCGGCATTGCGTGCTGTCACCCAGAATGCGACCGGCCCCACCGTCATTCGGCTCTCCGATGAGGCCGAGACCGGAGTCAACCTGGCCACCACCGAGGCGATCGGCGAAAATCAGATCACCGGCGGCTGCCTGGGCATCACCGTCTTCGAGGGCAGCAAGGAACACGTCGAAAGCCGGCACGCCGAGACCGGCGCGCTGCTGGCGGCCCAGGGCGGCACGTCGTTGGGCGAAGGTCCCGCACAGGCCTGGGAGCGCGGCCGGTTCGGCGCGCCGTATCTGCGCGACTCGCTGCTGGCGGCGGGCGCGCTCTGCGAGACGCTGGAAACCGCCACCGACTGGTCCAACATCCCGGCGCTCAAGGCCGCCGTCACCGAAGCACTGACCACCGCGTTGGCCGAAACCGGGACACCGGCGTTGGTGATGTGCCACATTTCGCACGTGTACCCCACCGGCGCATCGTTGTACTTCACCGTCGTCGCGGGCCAGCGGGGCAATCCGATCGAGCAGTGGCAGACCGCCAAGAAGGCCGCGTCGGACGCGATCGTCGCCACCGGCGGCACCATCACCCATCACCACGCGGTCGGTGCGGATCACCGGCCCTGGATGCGCAACGAGGTGGGCGATCTGGGTGTGCAGGTGTTGCGCGCGGTCAAGGCGACGCTGGATCCGGCGGGAATCCTCAATCCCGGCAAGCTAATTCCGTGA